The Chelatococcus sp. HY11 nucleotide sequence GGAGCGGCGCCTCGCGCATCGCATTCTGGTTGGCGGAGAGCGCGGCCAGGCGCGACTTGCGCGCGGGGTCGGTGACGGAAAGCACGCTCCAGGTCTGCAGGTTCGACGAGCTCGATGCCGATTGGGCGGCGGCAACAAGAGTTTCCAGGGTGCCGTCCGGCAGCGCTCTCGGGAGATAGGCCCGTACGGAGCGATGGGCGAGCATCGTGCCGATCACGTCGTTCCAGGGAAGCGGCGCCTCAGGCAAGGCTTGGCCATATCGTGCGCCCAACAGGCGTTCGCGCGTATCCCCCGCCTGGACGTCCGAGAGACGGGCTGCGGGAATGTCATCGGTTTCGGGCGTGTCGACGCTCATGACGCGAGCGCCGATGGTCCGTGGCGTCCGGGCTTTGCCCTGGATTCGCCTGTGATGTGATCGCGCATGGGGGAGCCACCCGTTCAAACATGAGCCGCGAGAAAGAGCCATTCAGTCGCCTGCCGGCTTCTCCCAATGCCGATAGCTCGATCACATCAAGCTGTCGATCCCGATATCCTGATACTCGCGGGCGGGTTCCGGCTATCTCACGGGTTGCGCACTCCCTTATTATGACTGGCGCGTCGATCCTCCCGATGCGAAAGATTGACGGGCAACCATAGCTGGGCATCCGAGCCTAACGGCGGCCATACCCAGGCAGTGGACGCCTTTGGATGGAAACGATGGAACAGACCTATGAGCGATCATTCACACGATCTTCCGTATTCTCACGGCCATGCGCACGGGGAGGATCAATGGAAGCATGATGGCGTCCGGGTCATCAAGGGCGACCAGCTCGACGCCAATACGGCCCAGACCCCGGGCATGTTCCGGCAGGCGGCGATCAACCATGCGCGCGTCGGCGCGCAGAAGATCTGGGCCGGTACCGTGACGATCCAGCCCAACGCGAAGACCGGCGTGCATCATCATGGCGAACTGGAAAGTGTTATCTATGTCGTGCGCGGCAAGGCGCGCATGCGTTGGGGCGAGCGGCTGGAATATGTCGCGGAGGCCGGGCCCGGCGATTTCATTTATGTGCCGCCGTATGTGCCGCACCAGGAGATCAATGCCGATCCCGCGCAGCCGCTGGATTGCGTGCTGGTGCGATCGGACAATGAGGCCGTCGTCGTCAATATCACCGACGTCGATCCGGTGGAGAAGCCGGAGGAGGTCTACTGGATCGATCCGATCCACAAGGAACCTGGGGTCTGAGCGGCGCATTGCCTATTCGCAAGGGCCGGCGCTACGCCACGGCGCTTTCGATATTGGTGTCGCGGCATGAATGAAATCACCTCCGCTACTCGCCCTACGCGCGTGGTCTGTGTCGGCACCACGACAATGGACTTCATCTTCGCGCTCGACAATTTTCCGGTCGGGCCGTTGAAATTCCGCGCCAAGAGCTTCCACGCCGTCGGCGGCGGCAATGCCGGCACGGCGGCGGTGGCGATCCAGCGCCTCGGAGGCGAGGCGCATCTGATGGCGCGGGTCGGTGACGACCCGATCGGACGACAGGCGCTCGACGAACTGAGGGCGCGCGGAATCAACACCGCGTTGATGATGGTGCATCCGGGGGCGAAGACGACCTTGGCCTGCATCATGATCGACGGATTGGGCGAGCGACAGATCGTCAGTTACACCGATCCAGACCTGCCGTCGACGGTCGCGGATGTAGACCTTCCCGAAGGCACCGACGCTCTTCTCGCCGACGCCCGTTGGGCGGAGGGGGCGCTCCACATGATGCGCCAGGCGCGCAAGGCCGGAATCCCGATCGTCCTCGATGGGGACATTCCTGTTATCCCGGACGCCTTGCTCGTGCTGTCGAGCATCGCCGCTTTCTCACGGCAGGCGCTCGCGGAGAACACCGGGAGCCCGGACGTGGAAGAGGGCTTGAGGCGGCTCGCCAAGCGTACCCCCGGCGTTCCGGTGGTGACGGATGGCGCCAATGGGCTCTACTGGCTTGACCAAGGCCTCCTACGGCACATGCCGGCCTTCAAGGTGGAGGCGCGCGACACGCTTGGCGCCGGCGACGTCTTCCATGGTGCGCTGGCCCTGGCGATCGGCCGCGGCGACAATGTGGAGCAGGCCTTGCGCTTCGGCTCCGCCGCGGCCGCTGTCAAGGTGACGCGCTTTGGCGGACGTGAGGGCTGCCCCAAAGCGGGCGAGGTCGAGCGCTTGCTTGCGGAGCAGCCTGGAACTCACGCGGACGTCAGCTGACGCGGTCCTGTGTCAACAGTTCCGCATGGGGGAAGAGGGCGGGCGACCCGCCGCAATGGACGAACAAGACTTTGCTGCCCTTGGCGATCGAGCCCCGCGCCACGCAGTCGAGAAGGCCGGCGACGGCCTTGCCGGTATAGACCGGGTCGAGCAGCATACCCTCGGCGCGGGCGGCCTTGGTGATCGCGGCGTTGCCCTCCGGGCTGGGGATCGCGTAGCCCGCGCCCACATAGCCGTTCTCGATGCGGATATCGGCCGGCTCGAAGCGCTTGTCGAAGTCGAGCAATTCGGCGCCGGCATTGGCCATCACGGCAATGCGCTCCGAGAAGGGGACGGCGCTGCCGCTGACGGCGATGCCGGCGACCTTGGTGTCCGGCCAGAAGAGCGCGCACCCGATCAGAAGGCCGGCGAGCGTGCCGCCCGAGCCGACGGGCGCGACGATGAGATCGGGCGCGGTCTCCCCAGCGGCCGCATATTGCGCCGCGAGTTCTTTTACCGCCGCGACATAGCCCATCGCGCCGAGCGCGCTCGCCCCCCCGAGGGGAATGATATAGGGCTTCTCGCCACGGGCTGTGGCCTGATCCGCGTGATACTGCATGCGCGGATTGATCTCGGTGAAATAAGCGTCCGGATCGAGGAAGTCGATCTCTGCCCCGAAGAGATGATCGAGCAACAGGTTGCCCTGCAACACCGCCGGACTGTTGCCGCGCAGCACGAGGATAGGTTTCATCCCGAATTTGCGCGCGGCAGCGGCTGTCATCCGCGCGTGGTTGGACTGGTGCCCACCCGTCGTGATCAGGACCTTCACATTCTGGGCGACCGCATCGGCCATTAGAAACTCGAGCTTCCGGACCTTGTTGCCGCCACCGCCGAAGCCCGTGAAGTCATCGCGCTTTACCGAGAGGTCGATGCCGTATTCGGCGCTGAGTCGCGGGAGCTTTTCTATCGGCGTCGGGAGAAAGCCGAGGGAGAGACGCGGAATGTCTTCGAGTTTCATGGAACGTCCTCGGGAGCGCGCGGCATATAGACCCGCGTCAAGAAGATTGAAAGAGGATATATCATATATCTATCCTGTCAAAGACAGGGCGGCCTTCGGAGTTATGCAGTGTCCTTTGGTTGGAGATGTCCCTAGAGATACGGCAGGGCGGTTCCGATGCCGCGCGCTTCCGCCTGATCCAGCACGCGGGCAGCGAGCGCGATGTCGAACAGGTTGAGGCCGAAGCTGGAGAAATAGAGCGAGGCCCCGGCCGGCGGTCGCCAGCCGTTCACCACCAAGCTGGTGAGATCTGCCGCAACCTGGTCCGGCTTGAACTGGCCGGCACGGTACATCTGGAAGAGGCTTTTCGCGCTCCTTGCGGCGAAGTCCCCCCATAGGTCGACCACGACCACGTCACTGGCGGCGATCGCGGCGAAGGACACCTCGTGATAGCCGACCTGCACGACCAGCCGACCGGGTCGCACCGCATCGTCATCGAGGATTGGTTGCGGCGCGGTCGTGCAGCTCAGGATGACGTCGGCATCCGCGATGGCATCGGTCTTTTCCGCGCATCGGACAAGCGCCACACCGGCGGGAGAGGGCGTGTCCGCAAGAAGCGCATCCAGCTTGTCCGCGCTTCTGTTCCAGAGCCGGATTTCGTTGACGGACGGAAACAGTGCCAGCACCATGGCGAGGTGAGCCTTCGCCTGGGCGCCCGCACCGAGAATGGCGATGCGGCTGGGTGGTCTCGGCAGAAGGCTTTCAATGGCGAGAGCGGAAACGGCGGCTGTCCGCATCCGCGTCAGCAGCGCGCTTTCGACCAGCCCGAGCGGACGGCCGTCGCTCAGGCGATTGATGAAGGTGGTGTTGGTGATGCTGGGCAGGTCGCCCCGGCTTTCCGGTAGATGCACGGCCCATTTGAGGCCCGCCGCATCATAACGGCCGCCGACGAAGGCCGGCAGGCCGTAGGCGTTGGCGCGAGGATCGCCGCCCATCGGCATGACGCTCTCAGCCTCCATGCCGGCCTCTCCCGCCCGCAGCAGGCGGGTGGCTTCGCGAACGTCGGCGAGCGCCGACGGCCAGTCATCGCCGCCGGCGGCGATGACATCGGCGCGGGAGAGATAGCGCAACGTGATCATGAGCTCGCCCCCGGCGCGGGCACCTTTGCCACTTCGGTCAGCCAGATCGCGATGGATTTGAGGAAACGCTCGAAGCCTTCCAGCGTCATGAATTCATCGATGCCATGGGCATTGCCGCCGCGCCCCGCGCCCCCGATGAGAAACGAATCCGCGTGGCGTGCAAAGGCATAGCCGGGCGCCGCGCCGATCGCCCAGGGCCAGATTTGTGGCGGTGTTGACGTCGCGGCATAGGCGGCGAGCAGGGCGCCGACGCCCGCCGCGTCCCGGGTGAAACGCGTGCCGGGATAGGCATCTGCGACATCGAAGGAGACACCATCGAGGCCCGCTGTCTGCAACGTCTCGCGGAAGCCCGCGAGATACTCGGCGGGGTCGAGGGAGGGCGGACACCGCAGGTCGAACGTCGCGCGCGCGGCATGCGGGATGATCGCATCACCGGCGAGCGGCTCCGTCGCGAGTGAATTGATAGTGGCTGAAGCGGTCGTCAGCACGCGTGTCAGCAGGGCGTCCGCATCGCCTTCCAACGCGAAGCGGTCCGTCTTGCGGAAGCTGAGCTCCGCCTGTGGATCGAAGCTTGCCGCGAGGTCGGCGACGATGGCGCGTGCTTCCGCGTCGAGCGTGATCCTGCCGAGTCCGCCGGTCGGCGATCGGCCGAACAGGGCAAGGGCCGCGATGAGACGGCTTGCCGGGTTGGCGATCCACGGCGCATTGCTGGAGTGGATGGCCGCGCGCGGCCCACCCCACGCGCCTCCCTCCACGCTGACCTCGCCCTTGGCGATGCCGGAAAAACCGAGATAAACGCGTGGCGGTCCCCCACCATATTCGCAGAAGGACGGGAACAGGCCGCCGATGCTGGCGCGGAGCGGGCAGGCGGGGTCGAGGAGATAGGCGCGCAGCGCGCCGCTGCCGCTTTCCTCCTCGCCCTCCACGAGGATCTCGACATTGACGGCCAAGGCGCCGCTCTCGGCCATCTGTTTCAGGACAGCCAGCATGCCCGCCAGCGGGCCCTTGTTGTTCTCCGCGCCGCGCCCCACGAAACAGGCGCCGATCTCAGGCAGATCGACGATGCCACCGCTGAAGGGGGCAACGGACCAGCCGGCGGGATCGGCGGGCATCACGTCATACATATTGTAGAGGATGACCGTATGGGCCGCGCCGACGTCGAGTCGCGCGTGGATAATCGCTGGCCGGCCGTCCCGGCGACTGTCATTGATGATCGTGGCGCCGAGCTCGCGGCTGAGCCAGTGGCTGACGGCCGCCGCCTGGCTGTCAAGCGCCTGATCGTTACCCCTCACGGATGGAATGCGGCACCACGCCTCGGCAAGGTCGAGGGCGTCCTGGGCAAGAGGGGAGAGCGGCTGGGTCACAGCCTGATCCTCGGGTTGAGCCAGAGATAGGCCAGGTCGACGAGAAAATTCACGACGACAAACACGAAGGCGGCGAACAGGACCACGGCCTGGACCACGGGGAAGTCGCGGTTCTGGATGGATTCCACTGCGAGCCGCCCGATGCCCGGCCAGGCGAAGATGATCTCGGTCACGAGCGCGCCGCCAAGCAGTGATGCAAAGTATATCCCCTGTACGGTGATCACCGGGATCAGCGCGTTGCGCAGGGCATGGTGGACGACGAGGGACCAGCCCTTGACGCCCTTCGCGCGGGCCGTGCGGATGTACTGCTCGCCCAGCACCTCGATCAGGCTGGCGCGCACCAGACGCGTGATCGCGCTGAGGTAATAGGCGCCGAGCGCGATCGACGGCATGATCAGCTGCTTGAAGGTGCCGATGCCGCTGCTCGGCAGCCAACGCAGATTGAGCGAGAAGACGATGATCAGAAGGAGGGCCAGCCAGAATACCGGAATGGCCTGGCCCAGCAGCGATATCACCCGGATCGCGAAATCGATGGGGCTGTCCTTGCGGACGGCGGCAATGGTGCCGAGGACGAAGCCGAGCAGCGAGCTCCACAGGAGTGCGGCGCAGGCGAGAAGCGCGGTGGCGGGAAGGCGCTCGATGAGAAGGTCGAATGCCGGACGCTGGAAGCGGAGCGAATTGCCGAACTCGCCGGAAATTACGCCGCCAAGGAAGCGACCGTATTGAACCCAGATCGGGTCATTGAACCCCATCGCCTGGCGGAAGGCCTCGATCTCGGCGCGTGAGGCATCGGGCGGCATCATCAGGGCGGCGGGGTCGCCCGTGAGGAAAAGCGCGAAAAAGACGATGGCCGATACGCCGAGCAGCACGATCACACCCTGTGCGGCGCGATTGGCGATGAAGATCAACGCCTTCACGCTGTGGCGCCCCTGCGGTCGGCGCGGCGCACCAGCCAATCCCCAAGGAGATTGCAGCCGACGACGAGGCAGCCGATGACAAGCCCGGGATAGAGCACGAGCCAGTTGGCGAGAAGAATGAAGGACCGGCCTTCGCCGATCAGATTGCCGAGCGTCGGCGTGGGCGGCTGGACGCCAAGGCCGAGAAAGCCGACTGAGGCCTCCAGGATGACAAGCCGTGGCAGGTCGAGCGTGACGAGGACGATCTGCGAGCCCGCAATGTTCGGCAGAACGTGCCGCAGGAGCACCGCGAAGTCCGAGAGGCCGATGGCCCGCGACGCGTCGATATATTCGAGATCGCGCACCTCGAGCGTTCTGGCGCGGGCAACCCGCGCGAAGATCGCCCAGCCGGTGACACCGAGCACCACGATGAGATTGAGCATCGAGGGACCGACCACGGCGACGATAAGGAGGATGAGCAGGATGAAGGGAATGGCGAGCTGTATGTCGACAGCGCGCATGATCACCGCGTCCAGCCAGCCCCCGTAATAGCCGGCGATCATGCCGAGCAGCGTACCGAGGACCACGGCGATGACGGAGGCGAAGAGAACGATCCCGAGGGAGATCGCTGTGCCCAGGCCGAGCCGCGCCAGGAGATCGCGGCCGAGCTGGTCCGTGCCGAGGGGGTGCAACTGGCCCCCCACGACACTCATTGGCGGCTTGAACGTCGCGGTGATCTGACCACGGATCGGGTCGACCGGCCAGAAAAGCGGCACCAGAACGGCAAGCGCAAGGACCGCGACCAGAAGACTGATGGCGAAGACCGCGTCCGCATTCCGACCAGCGTTCCAGAACCGCGTCATCGTTCAGCGCTTGCTCATCTCGAACACCGGGATGCGCGCATCAGGCCTTCCCTCGAAATTGAGGGTCTTGGCTTTGCCATAGAGCGAATCCTCCTGATAGAGCGTGATCAGCGGAACCTGTTCGGCGGCAAGCTTCTGGATATTGTGCAGAACCGTCTTGCGCGCCTCGGGGTCAACGATCTTGCGGCTTTCGTCGAGGAGCTTGTCGAGCTCCGGGATGGACGCCGTGGAATAGGGCTCGCCGGTCCGCAGGATGGCATAGACGGCCGCATCAGCATCAAGGGTCTGCGTTGAACCCCAGCCGAGCATGAAGATCGGGCCCTTGCGCGGCACCTGCTGCACATAGACCGACCAGTCCAGGACCTCCTGATCGATCTTCACGCCGATGTCGCCGAACTGCTGGGCGATGGCCTGGGCGACCTCGCCGTCCTTCATGTAGCGCAGGGTCGACTGCATCTTGATGCGGAAGCCATCCGGGAAGCCGGCCTCCGCGAGGAGCGCCTTCGCCTTCTTCGGATCATAGGCTGGCGGAGGAATGTCGAGATAGCCGAAATCGGCAGGGCCGACCTGCGTGCCCTTCGGCGTCGCCATGCCCTTCAGGATATTGTCGACGATGCCCTTGCGGTCGATCGCCATGTCGAGGGCCTGGCGGACCTTGACGTTGTCGAGCGGCTTGTCCTTCATGACCAGCCCGAGATAGATCGTCAGACCGCCGTTCTTGACCTGCACGAGGTCGGCATCGGAGCTCGACGAGATCATTGGCGCGAGATCGACCGGCACACCCTCGATCAGGTCCACTTCCCCGGTGACGAGCGCCGTGATGCGGGCCGTTCCGTCCGGGATGGCACGCCAGGTCACCTGATCAATCGACGGTTTGCCTCGCCAATAGTTTGGATTGGCCTTCAGGATGACGTGCTGATCGGGAATGAAAGCCGTGAGCTGATAGGGGCCGGTGCCGACCGGCTTCGACGCGAAGCCGTCATTGCCGACCTGCTTCACATAGCCGGGCGGCACGATATAGGCCGGATAGCGGCTCATGCGGGTCGGCAGGAGAGGATCTGGTTCGGTGGTCCTGATGCGCACTGTGTAGGGATCGACCACATCCACGCCCGCCACGGTCCTGATGTAGGAGAGGGTCGGGGATTTGGCGGCGGGGTCTATGATGCGGTCGATCGTGAACTTCACCGCCTCGGCGTTGAAATCCTCGCCGTTGTGGAATTTGACGCCCTGGCGGAGCTTAAACTCCCATGTGGTGTCGTCGATCGATTTCCAGGACTCCGCAAGCCCGGGCACGAGCTGCATCGCCTTGTCACGCATGACAAGCGTGTCGAAGATGTTGTCGACGATTGTGGCCGCCTCGCGCAGGAACCCGGGGTCCATCGCGGTGGTCGAAACCGGCCGTGCTATCGTGATCTGGCTGGCTTGGGCCCATGCCGCTGATCCCGGCAATAAAATGGCTGCCGCCAAGGCTAACGCTTTCAGTTGTCTCATGACGGTGACCTTTTCTCTGGTGGCTGCAGAAAGCTGCGCGACAAAAGGCAGAAAAGTCTGTGAGTGTCGGAACGATATATGATATATCCGGTGTGCACAAGGTGTGAGCGGTGAGGAGGCCATGGTAAAAATTCAGGCAGCCATCCGAAGCATGAGGGTGTTGTGAGCATTGGTTCTTTCAACGCGGCCCCCCGCAAAAGCCTCGTTGGCTATGTCGAGGAAGAACTGCGCAACGCCTTGGTCGAGGGGCGTCTGGAGCCAGGCACAAGGCTTGTCACCAAGGAACTCGCGGATACCCTCGGGATGAGCATTACCCCGGTGCGCGAGGCGCTGGTGCGCTTCGCCGCGTCGGGCATCCTGACCGCCGAGCCTGCGCAGTCCTTCCGCGTCCCGGCGCTGAATGCCGCGCAATATCTGGAGCTCTCGGAGGTCCGCAAGGCCGTTGAGGGGCTCGCGGCGGCAAAAGCGGCACTGCGGATCGCTGCCGCCGACATCACGCGGATGCAGGAGCTGCTCGCTCAGTATCTGGCGGCGAAGTCTGCCGGTGATCCTCATTCCGCTCTCATGAGGAACAAGGAATTTCGGTTCGTCCTCTACGGCGCTGCCGAAATGCCGACTTTGCTCAGCGTGATCGAGACCTTGTGGTTGAGGGCAGGTCCGGGCTTCAACTATCTCTATCCCGAGGAACGCAGGCCTCTTACAATCCATAACAACTACAATGAGTTGCTCGAGGCCTTGCACCGTCGCTCCGCCGACGCCGCCCGGGTGGCGATCGAACACGCGATCGATGATGGCGCCAAACGTGTGCTCGCGGCGATCAACGCGCGCGAGAGTTCCAGCGCGGCGTGATCCGTTTCACCGGGGCGCGAAACGGATCGTTGCTCCATGCGTCAAGGCCGGATCGGGCTCTGGCTGGGGTATCGTGGTTGCGATGACTGCCTCGAAGAGGCCGGGGCTACCCTTGTTGACCGATAAATCTTCAAGCACATCGATCCAGCCGGTGCCAAAGCCGATGCGTGTCGCCGGACGGCCATGAGCCTCGGTTTCTGACAGCGAGATCGTCTCTCCGAGGATGCCGCGCAGCGTTGCGATCACAGTGGCCACCGAGGAGGTCGCGACCCTGATGCCCGCGATGCCCGCCGCCCCATTCCGGTGCCGCGTCGCTGCGGGAATGCGATGCGCGCGGCCGGCGCGATCCTCGACAATGAAAGGCAGGGCGTCATCGCCACCGGCGCCGATGCCGGTCATCAAGAGGTCCAGTGACCAACGGTCGCCACTCGCGACGGAGTTGGAAACCTGGACCGGCCCGCGCGTTGGCGCGTGTAGCGACTGAAGGCGGGCTGTAATCTCCTCAATCCCCTCGACGACGAAAGAATAGTCGGCCCAGCCTTCGCCTCTTTGCAGCAACGGACCGAGGCGGTGCTTATCCGCTGCGGCGGGATCCGCAAAGGCACTGAGAAGCAGGTATGAGCCGTCCGCGAAGCTTATGAAGCGGTTAAGCATGGATCCGGCGACACCGTCATGCCGCTCGGTGACGGTAAAGCCCAAGCTTTCAAAATCGCGCGCAGCTTTGTCGAGATCATGGACGAGGACGATGAGATGATCGAAGGAAGCGCGCACGGCTGATCCTCGTTCGCTTGTGGAGGTCGTTAAATCAGGGCGATCAGATCGTGCTGTCGACGTCGTTCGCCGGACCGGTGGCCGCCTTGGGCAGGTCGTCGCGGCGTCCCCACTCGTTCCACGAACCGTCGTAGATCGTCCAGTCCGTCTTGCCCATGCGCAGCAGCTGGAAGGCGAGCACCGCCGCCGTCACGCCAGACCCGCAGGTCGCGATGATCGGCTGGTCCGGGTCAATGCCGGCGCTACGGAAGGCCTCGTCAGCTTCTTCGGGCGAGATGAAGCTGAAATCACCCTCCTGCCGCATCATGGCTGTCCAGGGCAGATTGACGGCACCGGGCATATGTCCTGGCGCCAGTCCTGGATACCCGGAGGGAAGCGCGCCGGAGAAGCGGTCGGGCATGCGTGCATCGACGACCTGGGCCGTGCCTTCGCTCAGTGCGATGGCGACATCGACCCAGCCCGCGATATCGGTGACAGGCGGCTTTGCCTCGAAGGTTCGCGCAATGGCCGGACTTGCCTCGCCGCTTTCGAGGCCTCTGCCTTCCGCCTTCCAGCGGCGCAAACCGCCGTTGAGTATGAAGACATTGTCGTGACCGAAGCGGTGGAACATCCACCACACGCGCGCGGAAACATAGCCCGCGTCGTAGATCACGACCGTCATGCCGTTGTCGATTCCGAGCGCGCCGACAATGGCTGAAAACTGCGCCGGACCCGGCATCATGTTCGGATAGGGCGACGTGCCGTCCGAGGCGGCGTTGAGGTCGAAGTGGCGAGCTGTTGGAATATGCTCCGCGCGGAAAGCGTCGAGGCCGGTCTTGCCGGCCTCCGGCGCAAACCAAGCGCAATCCAGCACCGCCAGATCATGTGAGCCGAGCTTCGCTTCGAGCCACGAAGGCTCCACGAGAAAGGTTTCCACGCCACGCCTCTCAATGTCGGATCGATCAATATATCATACATCGACTCGAGGAAAGGCCATCCGCGTCCGGAGATAAATCGGGAATGCGGGGTGGCTGGCGGCGGTCAAGCCGTGATGTCGTAAAGGGCCTCCCAGCCCTGGGCGCGCGCTCCGTTCTCGATGCTTTCCACGGTCGTCTTGAGGCGCTCGAGATGCGGGACGCCCACACCGGCTTCTTCCGCGATGCGAATGACCGCCCCCACTTGCCATTCCACCTCTGTCTTGCGGCGATGAATCTTCAGGTCGCGCCAGACGCCGGTGTGGGTATTGTCGTGGCTCTTCCAATAGACGCGCTGGGCATCCCAGGAAGCGGCCTGAGCCGCGTCATCGGTCGGCCGGTCCAGCCGAAACACCTTCGGGTCGAAGCCGTCGCAGTTTTCCGTGCGAATGCCGATCGCGTCCGCGACGCTGACCGCCTCGCCCGCCAGAATGGCGAGGACGGCCCGGGCGCGTGGATCATCGTAAATCTCAAGTACAGGCGCGTCGACAATGGCGGTGCCAAAATAAACCGAGCCCAAGGCCATCTTCGACCAGAGGTAACCGAAGATATTGTCTGTCACATCGATATTTTGCTGCGAAGACAACGCTTTTTGCAACGCCGTGACGCGTGATGATGTCCCGCGGCCGTCGATTTCCCCGATCTTGAAGCTTCCGGGGCCGCCATAGACGATATGGCCTGGTTCCTTGTAGTAGCCGCCAAAGGTGAGATAGGCGCCAATCGTGCGTTCTTTCCCGACGATGGCCGCGATCTTTTCTTCCTCAAGCCCATTCTGGAGCGACAGAACATAGCCGTCCGCCGCGATCCGATCGGCATAGGGGGACAGGCCGGCGATCGTATCGCGCGACTTCACGGCGAGAAGCACGCGCTCCATCGGCCCGTCATAGGTCGATGGCGCGTGAATGGCGGGACGGACCAGCGCGTCGAGATGTCCGCTGATCCTGAGGCCATTGCGCCGGATGGCATCCGCATGTGCCTCGTTGGCCTCGATGAAGACGACCTCGTGTCCGGAGCGGATGAGATGAGCGCCGACAATGCCGCCGATCGCTCCCGCGCCGACAATGACAAAGGGAGAGGTCATCAGCGCATGTTCCTCGAGAGGGGCATATGGGTGCGGCCGCAGTGGGAGCCGCCGGTGACCTTCAGGATAGATCCCGTGGTCCAGGGCGAGGCCTTGGAGGAGGCGAGGAACACGACGGCCTCGGCGATGTCGTCGGGATGGCCGGTGCGGCCGAGTGGCGTGCCCTTCAACATCAGATCGGCATAGGGATGCAGGTCCGCCCCGCTGTCCTTCGTCCAGACCTCGTCCATGACGAGACCGGGCGCCACCGCATTGACGCGAATGCCGTGCGGCCCGAATTCAATCGCCATCACCTCGGTCATCATGCTGACCGCCGCTTTCGAGCCGTTGTATCCCGCCCCACCCGCCCGCGCGGAGGTGGCGGCCCCCGATGACAGGTTGACGATCGAGCCTTTGACCCCCCGGTCTATCCAGCGCTGGGCTATCGCCTGCACGGGCAGCATTGTCCCGCGGACGTTGATCGCGAAGATGCGATCCCAATCTTCGACCTCGACCTCGAGCAGCGGAATATTGGGGAAGATTCCATGCGCGTTGATGAGGACATCCGGCAGGCCGAGCTGCTCCTCCGCATCGTCGATCATACGCAGGACGTCTTCCTTGGAGGACACATCGCCCGCGACTGCCGCCGTGCGTCCCGAGGACGCGAGCTCTGTCGCGACTGCCTTGGCCGCGGCCATGTTCAGGTCCGCAATGACGACCGCCGCGCCCTCCCGCTGGCATGAGCGGGCGATTGCCCGGCCAAGACGGCCGCC carries:
- a CDS encoding cupin domain-containing protein — translated: MSDHSHDLPYSHGHAHGEDQWKHDGVRVIKGDQLDANTAQTPGMFRQAAINHARVGAQKIWAGTVTIQPNAKTGVHHHGELESVIYVVRGKARMRWGERLEYVAEAGPGDFIYVPPYVPHQEINADPAQPLDCVLVRSDNEAVVVNITDVDPVEKPEEVYWIDPIHKEPGV
- a CDS encoding PfkB family carbohydrate kinase, with product MNEITSATRPTRVVCVGTTTMDFIFALDNFPVGPLKFRAKSFHAVGGGNAGTAAVAIQRLGGEAHLMARVGDDPIGRQALDELRARGINTALMMVHPGAKTTLACIMIDGLGERQIVSYTDPDLPSTVADVDLPEGTDALLADARWAEGALHMMRQARKAGIPIVLDGDIPVIPDALLVLSSIAAFSRQALAENTGSPDVEEGLRRLAKRTPGVPVVTDGANGLYWLDQGLLRHMPAFKVEARDTLGAGDVFHGALALAIGRGDNVEQALRFGSAAAAVKVTRFGGREGCPKAGEVERLLAEQPGTHADVS
- a CDS encoding D-cysteine desulfhydrase family protein, with amino-acid sequence MKLEDIPRLSLGFLPTPIEKLPRLSAEYGIDLSVKRDDFTGFGGGGNKVRKLEFLMADAVAQNVKVLITTGGHQSNHARMTAAAARKFGMKPILVLRGNSPAVLQGNLLLDHLFGAEIDFLDPDAYFTEINPRMQYHADQATARGEKPYIIPLGGASALGAMGYVAAVKELAAQYAAAGETAPDLIVAPVGSGGTLAGLLIGCALFWPDTKVAGIAVSGSAVPFSERIAVMANAGAELLDFDKRFEPADIRIENGYVGAGYAIPSPEGNAAITKAARAEGMLLDPVYTGKAVAGLLDCVARGSIAKGSKVLFVHCGGSPALFPHAELLTQDRVS
- a CDS encoding M20/M25/M40 family metallo-hydrolase → MTQPLSPLAQDALDLAEAWCRIPSVRGNDQALDSQAAAVSHWLSRELGATIINDSRRDGRPAIIHARLDVGAAHTVILYNMYDVMPADPAGWSVAPFSGGIVDLPEIGACFVGRGAENNKGPLAGMLAVLKQMAESGALAVNVEILVEGEEESGSGALRAYLLDPACPLRASIGGLFPSFCEYGGGPPRVYLGFSGIAKGEVSVEGGAWGGPRAAIHSSNAPWIANPASRLIAALALFGRSPTGGLGRITLDAEARAIVADLAASFDPQAELSFRKTDRFALEGDADALLTRVLTTASATINSLATEPLAGDAIIPHAARATFDLRCPPSLDPAEYLAGFRETLQTAGLDGVSFDVADAYPGTRFTRDAAGVGALLAAYAATSTPPQIWPWAIGAAPGYAFARHADSFLIGGAGRGGNAHGIDEFMTLEGFERFLKSIAIWLTEVAKVPAPGASS
- a CDS encoding ABC transporter permease — encoded protein: MKALIFIANRAAQGVIVLLGVSAIVFFALFLTGDPAALMMPPDASRAEIEAFRQAMGFNDPIWVQYGRFLGGVISGEFGNSLRFQRPAFDLLIERLPATALLACAALLWSSLLGFVLGTIAAVRKDSPIDFAIRVISLLGQAIPVFWLALLLIIVFSLNLRWLPSSGIGTFKQLIMPSIALGAYYLSAITRLVRASLIEVLGEQYIRTARAKGVKGWSLVVHHALRNALIPVITVQGIYFASLLGGALVTEIIFAWPGIGRLAVESIQNRDFPVVQAVVLFAAFVFVVVNFLVDLAYLWLNPRIRL
- a CDS encoding ABC transporter permease — its product is MTRFWNAGRNADAVFAISLLVAVLALAVLVPLFWPVDPIRGQITATFKPPMSVVGGQLHPLGTDQLGRDLLARLGLGTAISLGIVLFASVIAVVLGTLLGMIAGYYGGWLDAVIMRAVDIQLAIPFILLILLIVAVVGPSMLNLIVVLGVTGWAIFARVARARTLEVRDLEYIDASRAIGLSDFAVLLRHVLPNIAGSQIVLVTLDLPRLVILEASVGFLGLGVQPPTPTLGNLIGEGRSFILLANWLVLYPGLVIGCLVVGCNLLGDWLVRRADRRGATA
- a CDS encoding ABC transporter substrate-binding protein is translated as MRQLKALALAAAILLPGSAAWAQASQITIARPVSTTAMDPGFLREAATIVDNIFDTLVMRDKAMQLVPGLAESWKSIDDTTWEFKLRQGVKFHNGEDFNAEAVKFTIDRIIDPAAKSPTLSYIRTVAGVDVVDPYTVRIRTTEPDPLLPTRMSRYPAYIVPPGYVKQVGNDGFASKPVGTGPYQLTAFIPDQHVILKANPNYWRGKPSIDQVTWRAIPDGTARITALVTGEVDLIEGVPVDLAPMISSSSDADLVQVKNGGLTIYLGLVMKDKPLDNVKVRQALDMAIDRKGIVDNILKGMATPKGTQVGPADFGYLDIPPPAYDPKKAKALLAEAGFPDGFRIKMQSTLRYMKDGEVAQAIAQQFGDIGVKIDQEVLDWSVYVQQVPRKGPIFMLGWGSTQTLDADAAVYAILRTGEPYSTASIPELDKLLDESRKIVDPEARKTVLHNIQKLAAEQVPLITLYQEDSLYGKAKTLNFEGRPDARIPVFEMSKR